One genomic region from uncultured Fretibacterium sp. encodes:
- the rfbA gene encoding glucose-1-phosphate thymidylyltransferase RfbA produces MIRKGIILAGGRGTRLYPLTLAVSKQLLPIYDKPMIYYPLTTLMLAGIRDILLISSPEDIDQYRRLLGDGSQLGISLKYRIQPLPEGLPQAFLLGEEFLAGEGAALILGDNVFYGSSLSEMVRNAAALECGGTVFAYRVKDPERYGVVEFDEKGKILSLEEKPSRPRSHYAVVGLYFFDETVVGKTRRLSPSARGELEIMDLIRLYHDEGSLRLEPMGRGFAWLDTGTHEALSEAGTFIEVVQKRQGLMIACPEEIALRSGWIAKDKLLSTIERLRGTDYARYLEGLL; encoded by the coding sequence ATGATAAGAAAGGGAATCATCCTGGCCGGAGGAAGAGGAACGCGGCTGTACCCTCTGACCCTGGCCGTCAGTAAACAGCTGTTGCCGATTTACGACAAGCCCATGATCTATTACCCCCTGACGACCCTGATGCTGGCGGGGATACGTGACATTCTGCTGATCTCCTCCCCCGAGGACATCGATCAGTATCGGAGGCTTCTGGGAGACGGTTCGCAGCTGGGAATCAGCCTGAAATACCGCATCCAGCCGCTACCTGAAGGGCTGCCCCAGGCGTTTCTGCTGGGGGAGGAGTTTCTCGCCGGCGAGGGCGCGGCCTTGATCTTGGGGGACAATGTCTTTTATGGCTCCTCTCTGAGCGAGATGGTTAGAAACGCCGCCGCGCTCGAGTGCGGCGGCACCGTGTTCGCCTATCGGGTCAAGGACCCGGAGCGCTATGGCGTCGTCGAGTTCGATGAGAAGGGGAAGATCCTGAGCCTGGAGGAGAAGCCCTCCCGGCCTCGGTCGCATTACGCCGTCGTGGGGCTTTATTTTTTCGATGAAACGGTTGTCGGAAAGACGCGGCGGCTCTCCCCCTCCGCTCGTGGAGAACTCGAGATCATGGACCTGATCCGGCTTTACCATGATGAGGGGAGCTTGCGGCTGGAGCCGATGGGACGCGGTTTCGCCTGGCTGGACACGGGAACGCACGAGGCCCTCTCCGAGGCGGGGACCTTCATCGAGGTCGTCCAGAAGCGCCAGGGTCTGATGATCGCCTGTCCGGAGGAGATCGCCCTGCGCAGCGGCTGGATCGCGAAGGACAAGCTCCTTTCCACGATCGAACGTCTCCGGGGTACGGATTACGCCCGGTATCTGGAAGGTCTCCTGTGA
- the rfbB gene encoding dTDP-glucose 4,6-dehydratase, protein MTADKFFLVTGGAGFIGSNLTHYLLERRAGVVVLDSLTYAGHKASLARAFEDPRFTFVEGDIADAELLRSLFERYRFAGVLNLAAESHVDRSIDAPSAFIRTNIEGTFRLLEAARSWLDGLDGRSEEKAAFRFLHVSTDEVFGSLGDTGRFSESDPYAPNSPYAASKASADHLVRAWHRSYGLPTLTTNCSNNYGPYQFPEKLIPHMILSILRGGELPIYGDGRNVRDWLYVADHCSALAAVLEHGRPGESYNVGGNCERSNLEVVNLLCDILDERRPGKDGRSHRERIRFVPDRPGHDRRYAIDSSKIRRELNWRPEYVFESGIRATVSWYLENEAWLQSVTKDYQLKRLGMRGPS, encoded by the coding sequence GTGACAGCGGACAAATTTTTTCTCGTTACCGGGGGCGCCGGTTTCATCGGCAGCAACCTCACGCATTACCTCCTGGAGCGGCGTGCCGGCGTCGTCGTGCTGGACAGCCTGACCTACGCCGGACACAAGGCATCTCTTGCAAGGGCGTTTGAAGATCCCCGTTTTACCTTTGTCGAAGGGGATATCGCCGATGCGGAGTTGCTTCGCAGCCTTTTCGAGCGATACCGTTTCGCCGGAGTCCTCAACCTGGCGGCGGAATCCCATGTGGATCGCTCCATCGACGCTCCCTCCGCCTTCATCAGGACCAACATCGAGGGGACTTTCCGCCTGCTGGAGGCGGCGCGTTCCTGGCTGGACGGCCTGGACGGGCGGAGCGAAGAAAAGGCTGCGTTCCGTTTTCTGCATGTCTCGACGGACGAGGTGTTCGGCTCCCTGGGGGATACGGGCCGTTTTTCCGAATCGGACCCCTACGCCCCCAACTCTCCCTACGCCGCTTCCAAGGCAAGCGCGGACCACCTGGTCCGCGCCTGGCACCGCAGTTACGGACTGCCGACACTGACCACAAATTGTTCCAATAACTATGGGCCCTATCAATTTCCGGAAAAGCTGATCCCGCACATGATCCTCTCCATCCTTCGGGGCGGAGAGCTCCCGATCTACGGGGACGGCAGGAACGTCCGCGACTGGCTCTACGTCGCCGATCACTGCAGCGCCCTGGCGGCTGTCCTGGAGCACGGACGTCCCGGAGAGAGCTACAACGTGGGAGGAAACTGCGAGCGCTCCAACCTCGAGGTGGTGAACCTCCTCTGCGATATCCTGGACGAGCGGCGCCCCGGGAAGGATGGACGCTCCCACAGGGAGCGCATCCGTTTCGTCCCGGACCGTCCGGGTCACGACCGCCGCTACGCCATCGACAGCTCGAAAATCCGAAGGGAGTTGAACTGGAGACCGGAATACGTATTCGAATCCGGGATCCGCGCAACCGTATCCTGGTATTTGGAAAACGAGGCCTGGCTGCAATCCGTCACGAAGGATTATCAGCTGAAGCGCCTGGGCATGAGGGGGCCGTCATGA
- a CDS encoding glycosyltransferase family 8 protein, whose protein sequence is MERRAHEARELMDGDSERTAENDVVHVVLGVYDPSGTYSRHAGVVMASIFEKTRSSVCVHILHDRTLTDENRDKLQRVADAYAQEIRFEDVSQAILGVGDTALAHGEKILSRGALFRILIPSLLSVERVIYLDCDVLVNLDVRELWDIPLEGRLLAGALDYPPRKAKRVFSAEALRLRLIGSRISEYVNSGVLLMDLRQINRELDLAASAAWWYPRYGHQISHADQDFINSLFRGRIKILEDRFNKRDLEGDVEDAIVHAIRHPKPWEGFRGTPLESLYWSTYLKTPWGKDQSREALIDLLIEVAARSPLTHGHTGQCYGRIFTRLWRDILCNDKFSILWVLLKEGLHCVSASLRLDRQRHSNTGAPEDPRSVR, encoded by the coding sequence TTGGAACGACGTGCTCATGAAGCTCGGGAACTCATGGACGGGGACTCGGAACGGACGGCCGAAAATGACGTCGTCCACGTGGTCCTTGGGGTTTACGATCCATCGGGGACCTACTCCCGGCATGCCGGGGTGGTCATGGCCTCCATCTTCGAGAAGACGCGAAGCTCCGTATGCGTGCATATCCTGCACGACCGGACCCTGACCGACGAAAACCGGGACAAGCTGCAGCGGGTCGCCGATGCCTATGCGCAGGAGATTCGATTCGAGGACGTCTCCCAAGCCATCCTGGGAGTCGGCGACACGGCGCTGGCCCATGGCGAGAAGATCCTTTCCCGAGGCGCACTTTTCCGCATCCTCATCCCCTCCCTGCTCTCGGTGGAAAGGGTCATCTACCTGGACTGCGACGTCCTCGTCAATCTGGACGTCAGAGAGCTCTGGGACATCCCTCTCGAGGGGCGCCTTCTGGCCGGGGCGCTGGACTATCCCCCCCGGAAGGCCAAACGAGTCTTCTCGGCCGAGGCGCTTCGCCTGCGGCTGATAGGCTCCCGCATCTCGGAATACGTCAATTCCGGCGTTCTGCTGATGGATCTGCGGCAGATCAATCGGGAGCTCGATCTGGCGGCAAGCGCCGCCTGGTGGTATCCGCGCTACGGACATCAGATCAGCCATGCCGACCAGGACTTTATCAACTCCTTGTTCCGCGGCAGGATCAAGATCCTGGAGGACCGATTCAACAAGCGGGACCTGGAGGGAGACGTGGAGGACGCCATCGTCCACGCCATCCGCCACCCCAAGCCCTGGGAGGGGTTCCGCGGGACGCCTCTGGAGAGCCTGTACTGGAGCACCTATCTGAAGACCCCCTGGGGGAAGGATCAATCGAGGGAAGCCCTGATCGATCTCCTGATCGAAGTTGCCGCCCGCTCCCCGCTCACACACGGACATACGGGACAGTGTTACGGGAGGATATTCACGCGTCTTTGGCGCGACATCCTCTGCAACGACAAGTTCTCCATCCTCTGGGTGCTCCTGAAGGAAGGGCTCCATTGCGTATCCGCATCCCTTCGCCTCGACCGACAACGACATTCCAATACGGGGGCCCCGGAAGATCCCCGCTCCGTGCGTTAA
- a CDS encoding glycosyltransferase family 8 protein, whose protein sequence is MTAAIRNTVAMEASEDIDMDISGETIHVALPDHDATGEYSRHAGVVMQSIFDNTLRPVCIHILHDEPLTDRNRNNFKAVAESHGQQVVFDDVSSLLARMGQSASRLTTLSRYSIGALFPILVPCTLTADRAIYLDSDIVVNLDIGEVWDIDMKGSALAGVRDDFLSSKRRRFLSPEALSARLNGCDLSGYVNSGMLVFDLRKLRDEGRENLLEDCSLWFERHRHTARYLDQDFLNAHFKGDITFVDERFNRHGSAGDTENAVIHYTGPVKPWNGMLGRSKELPYWLYFSRTPWAQPLEEVLVRNMMEAAMGSPNMHPHVSRCYKKILSRLRRDLLRWVSRAGTWMAILCAESLCRLKGLFESK, encoded by the coding sequence GTGACGGCGGCGATCCGGAATACAGTCGCAATGGAGGCCTCCGAGGATATCGACATGGATATCTCCGGGGAGACCATTCATGTCGCTCTGCCCGACCACGATGCGACGGGAGAGTATTCCCGGCATGCGGGCGTCGTCATGCAATCCATCTTCGATAACACACTAAGGCCCGTCTGCATCCATATCCTCCATGACGAGCCCCTGACGGACAGGAACAGGAACAATTTCAAGGCCGTGGCCGAATCTCACGGGCAGCAGGTCGTCTTTGACGACGTCAGCTCCCTGCTTGCCCGGATGGGGCAGAGCGCCTCCCGGTTGACGACGCTCTCCCGCTACTCCATCGGGGCCCTTTTTCCGATCCTTGTCCCCTGTACGCTGACGGCGGACAGGGCGATTTACCTCGACAGCGATATCGTCGTCAACCTGGATATCGGAGAGGTCTGGGACATCGACATGAAGGGCAGTGCCCTCGCCGGGGTGCGGGACGACTTCCTTTCCTCGAAACGGCGCCGTTTTCTCTCTCCCGAGGCTCTGTCGGCACGCCTCAACGGATGCGACCTTTCCGGCTACGTCAACTCCGGCATGCTGGTGTTCGACTTGCGCAAGCTCCGGGACGAGGGCAGGGAAAATCTCCTCGAGGATTGTTCCCTGTGGTTCGAGCGTCACCGGCACACTGCAAGGTACCTGGATCAGGATTTCCTCAACGCCCATTTCAAGGGCGACATCACGTTCGTCGACGAGCGCTTCAACCGACACGGCTCAGCCGGGGACACCGAAAACGCCGTCATCCACTATACCGGCCCGGTGAAGCCCTGGAACGGGATGTTGGGCCGTTCAAAGGAGCTGCCGTACTGGCTGTATTTTTCCAGGACCCCCTGGGCGCAGCCCCTGGAGGAGGTCCTTGTCCGAAACATGATGGAGGCGGCCATGGGTTCCCCCAACATGCATCCCCACGTCTCGCGCTGCTATAAAAAGATACTTTCCCGCCTGCGCCGGGATCTCCTCCGCTGGGTTTCCCGGGCCGGGACCTGGATGGCGATTCTGTGCGCGGAGTCGCTTTGCAGATTGAAAGGGCTCTTCGAATCAAAATGA
- the kdsB gene encoding 3-deoxy-manno-octulosonate cytidylyltransferase, producing the protein MDKKILGVIPARYASTRLPGKVLADICGKPMIQHVYERALRALCLTELVVATDDRRVFEAVRAFAGDGAAVMTSPDHPNGSSRAAEVLKSRDADAVINIQGDEPLLDPAMIDEVAEALFSGPDVVCSTLCRPLRDEADRENPNAVKVVLGQNGDALYFSRSPIPYLRSTPRVPVYEHIGIYGYRSGFLKRYAELPMTPLAEAESLEQLKVLEHGYRIRVAVTRCGGSGPSVDTAEDLEAVRRMLERTKNP; encoded by the coding sequence ATGGACAAAAAAATCCTGGGCGTCATCCCCGCCCGTTACGCCTCCACCCGCCTGCCCGGCAAGGTTCTGGCGGATATCTGCGGCAAACCCATGATCCAGCACGTCTACGAGCGGGCCCTGCGGGCGCTCTGCCTGACGGAGCTCGTCGTGGCGACGGACGACCGGCGCGTGTTCGAGGCCGTCCGTGCCTTTGCTGGCGATGGGGCCGCGGTGATGACGTCGCCGGATCACCCCAACGGGTCGAGCCGCGCCGCGGAGGTTTTGAAGAGTCGGGACGCCGACGCCGTGATCAACATCCAGGGCGACGAGCCCCTGCTGGACCCGGCCATGATCGACGAGGTGGCCGAGGCCCTTTTCTCGGGCCCCGACGTCGTCTGCTCCACGCTCTGCCGCCCCCTGCGAGACGAGGCGGATCGCGAAAACCCCAATGCGGTCAAGGTGGTGCTGGGGCAGAACGGCGACGCGCTCTACTTCAGCCGTTCCCCCATCCCCTACCTGCGCAGCACGCCCCGCGTCCCCGTCTATGAGCACATCGGCATCTACGGTTACCGGTCCGGCTTCCTCAAACGCTACGCGGAGCTCCCCATGACGCCCCTTGCGGAGGCGGAGTCCCTGGAACAGCTCAAGGTGCTGGAGCATGGATATAGAATCCGCGTCGCCGTGACGCGCTGCGGCGGCTCGGGGCCGAGCGTCGACACCGCGGAGGACCTGGAGGCGGTGCGGCGGATGCTGGAAAGGACAAAAAATCCGTGA
- a CDS encoding ATP-binding protein, giving the protein MEIQNISAELLSCKKEGQHFDRKSARIRPKEIAKIISAFANAEGGILAIGIEDNGEITGFDYEGTGNIEEFRSVPYQFCRPLPKVEALELETVNIRGKKDVVLALQVETSSDALIRTLDDKVFLRTQDQCLALTHDQIDKLEYDRGQRSFEDRENLDSSIEDVDPVVMARYRQALKTNADDRQILESRGFLKDGHLTNAGILLFSRDPSRHLPQARLRFLRYDGDQARTGERINIIKEQTFDGPIPAIIGQASTLINAQLREFQFLTPEGTFKSIPEYPEFAWLEGMINALTHRDYSFAGDHIRISMYDDRLEIFSPGKLPNVVTLENKKTTRYARNPRIARVLTELGWVKELNEGVRRIYEEMQSFFLHDPIYTEPGCAVLLTLENSIASRQLRATDRMEAQFPAHLLKSLNDTEFNILRVAYAGGRTTLKEAQARLGVTRYRCRKALQCLVDKGILEQHGSGKQDPQKFYTLRSL; this is encoded by the coding sequence GTGGAAATTCAAAACATCTCTGCGGAACTTCTTTCCTGCAAAAAGGAAGGGCAGCATTTCGACCGCAAAAGTGCGCGCATCAGGCCCAAGGAAATCGCAAAAATTATCTCCGCGTTCGCCAATGCGGAGGGAGGCATTTTGGCAATCGGAATTGAGGATAACGGCGAAATTACAGGGTTCGATTACGAGGGCACAGGCAATATCGAGGAATTTCGCAGTGTTCCTTATCAATTTTGCCGCCCCTTGCCGAAGGTCGAGGCACTGGAACTCGAGACAGTCAATATCCGCGGAAAAAAGGACGTCGTTTTGGCCCTGCAGGTCGAGACAAGCTCCGATGCCCTTATTCGTACACTTGACGACAAGGTTTTTCTGCGAACTCAGGACCAATGCCTTGCCTTAACTCACGACCAGATCGACAAGCTGGAGTACGACAGAGGTCAGCGCTCTTTCGAGGACAGGGAAAATCTGGATTCCTCAATCGAAGATGTCGACCCCGTCGTAATGGCGCGCTATCGGCAGGCGTTGAAAACAAATGCCGATGACAGACAGATCCTTGAATCTCGAGGATTTCTGAAAGACGGCCATCTTACGAACGCCGGCATTCTTCTTTTTTCAAGGGACCCAAGCAGGCATCTCCCTCAGGCCCGTTTGCGATTTTTGCGTTACGACGGGGATCAGGCCAGGACGGGAGAGCGAATCAACATCATCAAGGAACAGACCTTTGACGGTCCGATTCCTGCGATCATCGGCCAGGCCAGCACCTTGATCAATGCGCAGCTGAGAGAATTCCAATTTCTGACACCGGAAGGTACCTTCAAAAGCATTCCCGAATATCCCGAGTTCGCCTGGCTGGAAGGTATGATCAATGCCCTGACCCATCGCGACTATTCCTTCGCCGGAGATCATATTCGTATCTCCATGTATGACGACCGGCTCGAGATATTCAGCCCCGGCAAACTTCCGAACGTCGTTACCCTCGAAAACAAGAAAACGACACGATATGCACGCAACCCCAGGATTGCCAGGGTTCTGACGGAATTGGGATGGGTCAAGGAACTCAACGAAGGGGTAAGACGCATCTATGAAGAGATGCAATCCTTTTTTCTGCACGACCCCATCTATACGGAGCCCGGCTGTGCGGTACTGCTTACTCTGGAGAACAGTATCGCGTCAAGGCAATTACGCGCTACAGACAGAATGGAGGCTCAGTTTCCTGCCCATCTCCTGAAAAGCCTCAACGATACGGAGTTCAACATCCTGCGCGTCGCCTATGCCGGAGGAAGAACCACATTGAAAGAGGCTCAGGCAAGATTGGGGGTAACTCGATATCGGTGTCGGAAGGCCCTGCAGTGTCTCGTGGATAAAGGGATTCTGGAGCAGCATGGTTCCGGCAAGCAAGATCCCCAGAAATTTTACACGTTGAGGTCTTTATGA
- a CDS encoding KpsF/GutQ family sugar-phosphate isomerase, translating into MSAVLPCERPGESFSDEDLLRSGRELIRTEAAELVRAAERMGPELVRAARALYGCSGRVVVVGLGKSGHVGRKISATLASLGTPSFFLHAAEGSHGDLGMVRSEDVGLFVSNSGTTSEVLALLPHFRRIGATMIAVTGGRDSPLAQHSDIVIDSGVEREGDPLQLAPMSSTTLQLVIGDALAAMVTQLRGLRREDFALFHPGGALGRRLLTRVRDVMGGPDQLPVVRRGVSVKDALFAITSKNYGATCVVDERGGLIGIFTDGDLRRLMERRGTEAFRVPIEDAMTPNPRTIAPDSLAAEAVRVMERMEISVLVAVEDGRPAGMVHIHELLKAGVA; encoded by the coding sequence ATGAGCGCCGTCCTGCCGTGCGAGCGCCCCGGGGAGAGCTTCTCGGACGAGGACCTGCTGCGTTCCGGCAGAGAACTCATCCGCACCGAGGCCGCGGAGCTGGTGCGCGCTGCGGAGCGGATGGGGCCCGAGCTGGTCCGAGCGGCGCGCGCCCTCTACGGATGTTCGGGGCGCGTCGTCGTCGTCGGGCTGGGCAAATCCGGGCACGTGGGGCGCAAGATCTCGGCGACCCTGGCCTCCCTGGGCACCCCTTCCTTCTTTCTCCACGCCGCGGAGGGCTCCCATGGGGACCTGGGGATGGTCCGCAGCGAGGACGTGGGGCTCTTCGTCAGCAACAGCGGGACGACGAGCGAGGTGCTGGCCCTTCTGCCCCATTTCCGCAGGATCGGGGCGACGATGATCGCCGTGACCGGGGGTAGGGACTCCCCCCTGGCGCAGCACTCGGACATCGTCATCGACTCCGGGGTGGAGCGGGAGGGCGACCCCCTGCAGCTCGCCCCTATGAGCAGCACGACGCTGCAGCTCGTGATCGGGGACGCCCTGGCTGCAATGGTGACGCAGCTGCGCGGCCTGCGCCGCGAGGACTTCGCCCTGTTCCACCCCGGAGGGGCCCTGGGACGGCGCCTGCTGACGCGGGTCCGGGACGTCATGGGCGGCCCCGACCAGCTGCCCGTGGTGCGGCGCGGCGTCTCGGTCAAGGACGCACTTTTCGCCATCACCAGCAAGAACTACGGGGCCACCTGCGTCGTGGATGAACGGGGCGGACTGATCGGCATCTTCACCGACGGGGACCTGCGGCGTCTGATGGAGAGAAGGGGGACCGAGGCCTTCCGGGTTCCCATCGAGGATGCGATGACCCCCAACCCCAGGACCATCGCCCCGGACAGCCTGGCAGCCGAGGCCGTGCGCGTCATGGAGCGCATGGAGATCAGCGTGCTCGTGGCCGTGGAGGACGGCCGCCCCGCGGGGATGGTGCACATCCACGAGCTCCTGAAGGCCGGCGTGGCGTAG
- the kdsA gene encoding 3-deoxy-8-phosphooctulonate synthase, giving the protein MERSNERYGLGDFVIGDGRLTVLAGPCSLESPELGLEVARTMKDLCEARGLPYVFKASFDKANRTSLRSWRGPGLEKGLEQLARIREAAGVPVVTDIHESWQAEPVGRVVDIVQIPAFLCRQTDLLVAAAATGKIVNIKKAQFLAPEDMAHAAAKCREAGNDRVLLCERGTTMGYHRLVVDMAGLVSMRALGYPVVFDATHSVQRPGELGGSSGGDRSLALPLARAAAAVGIDALFVETHPSPEEARSDGPNMIPLSEMGVFLDQVLAIHNARRAAAGGAR; this is encoded by the coding sequence ATGGAAAGATCGAACGAGAGATACGGGCTCGGGGATTTCGTCATCGGCGACGGACGCCTGACGGTCCTGGCGGGGCCCTGTTCGCTGGAGAGCCCGGAGCTGGGCCTCGAGGTCGCGCGGACGATGAAGGACCTCTGCGAGGCCCGCGGCCTGCCCTACGTCTTCAAGGCGTCTTTCGACAAGGCGAACCGTACCTCCCTGCGCTCCTGGCGCGGTCCCGGCCTGGAAAAGGGCCTGGAACAGCTCGCGCGGATCAGGGAGGCGGCGGGCGTCCCCGTGGTCACGGACATCCACGAGAGCTGGCAGGCAGAGCCTGTCGGGCGCGTCGTGGACATCGTTCAGATCCCCGCATTCCTGTGCCGCCAGACCGACCTTCTCGTCGCCGCCGCCGCTACGGGGAAGATCGTCAACATCAAAAAAGCGCAGTTCCTGGCCCCGGAGGACATGGCCCACGCCGCCGCGAAGTGCCGGGAGGCAGGCAACGACCGCGTTCTGCTGTGCGAGCGCGGTACGACGATGGGCTACCACCGCCTGGTCGTGGACATGGCCGGGCTGGTTTCGATGCGGGCCCTGGGGTATCCCGTAGTGTTCGACGCCACGCACAGCGTCCAACGCCCCGGAGAGCTCGGCGGCTCGAGCGGCGGGGATCGCTCCCTGGCCCTGCCGCTCGCCCGGGCGGCGGCGGCCGTCGGGATCGACGCGCTGTTCGTCGAGACGCATCCCTCCCCCGAGGAGGCCCGAAGCGACGGCCCGAACATGATCCCCCTGAGCGAGATGGGCGTCTTTCTCGATCAGGTGCTCGCCATTCACAACGCCCGCCGCGCCGCGGCAGGAGGAGCACGATGA
- a CDS encoding MoxR family ATPase has product MSDQGYSFGAANPRVAEALRQLSLILHGKEAVLIRLLACVFAGGHLLLEDLPGLGKTTLALAAARLLGMRFGRVQCTNDLLPTDVTGLSIYKAETGQFEFHPGPVFNNLLLVDEINRATPKTQSALLEAMGEEQVTVDGTSYALPRPFFVIATQNPVEHAGTFPLPESQMDRFMVKASVGYPSREAERQILRLGSQRKDLFSFPSLFTAEEIVALQSMVERDIRVDDRILDYVLDLAERTRNHPQLECGVSPRGAMMVLRVARSLAWMRGRDYVVPEDIRFLAPEILAHRLQPSAGGPSSRGEILQSILDAVPIP; this is encoded by the coding sequence ATGAGCGATCAGGGATATTCCTTTGGAGCCGCCAACCCGAGGGTGGCGGAGGCCCTCCGGCAGCTTTCCCTCATCCTGCACGGCAAGGAGGCCGTCCTCATACGGCTTCTTGCCTGTGTCTTCGCGGGGGGACACCTTCTTCTGGAGGACCTGCCGGGTCTGGGCAAGACGACCCTGGCCCTGGCCGCGGCGCGTCTTTTGGGGATGCGGTTCGGACGGGTGCAGTGTACCAACGACCTCTTGCCGACGGACGTCACGGGCCTGAGCATCTACAAGGCGGAGACGGGGCAGTTCGAGTTCCACCCCGGCCCGGTGTTCAACAACCTGCTGCTGGTGGACGAGATCAACCGGGCGACCCCCAAGACGCAGAGCGCACTGCTGGAGGCCATGGGGGAGGAGCAGGTCACCGTGGACGGGACGAGCTACGCGCTGCCGCGACCCTTCTTCGTCATCGCGACGCAGAACCCCGTCGAGCATGCCGGGACCTTCCCGCTCCCGGAGTCCCAGATGGACCGCTTCATGGTCAAGGCGTCCGTCGGCTATCCCTCCAGGGAGGCTGAGCGACAAATTTTGAGGCTGGGATCCCAGCGGAAGGATCTCTTCTCCTTTCCCTCCCTGTTCACCGCGGAGGAGATCGTCGCGCTGCAGAGCATGGTCGAACGGGATATCCGGGTCGACGACCGAATTTTGGACTATGTTCTGGACTTGGCGGAGAGGACCCGGAATCATCCGCAGCTGGAGTGCGGCGTGTCCCCGCGTGGCGCCATGATGGTCTTGCGGGTGGCCCGTTCCCTGGCCTGGATGCGGGGGCGGGACTACGTTGTCCCCGAGGATATCCGTTTTCTGGCGCCCGAGATCCTGGCGCACCGCCTCCAGCCTTCGGCCGGGGGCCCCTCGTCCCGAGGCGAGATCCTCCAGTCCATCCTGGATGCGGTGCCCATCCCCTGA
- a CDS encoding DUF58 domain-containing protein: protein MIRFRTAGVVYVVLAVLLGVVSVNSGNNLLCLVTSLLLGYLLASGVAGWRNVMGAEAWAELPDEIYAGRAFRLVVKVRNRRRFASLHMIEVSACSVGEWDGLQEPARAFFGIVPRGETASRSVWMTLPRRGRAALALDVASAYPFDFFVRWGHTPPESGALVFPTPLPERASSVWADEGRPDEDEDRPLGAPLDAEEVAGVRPYQAGDPINRIHWKISARTGKLSTRLFDTPHVRSGRTIDLDALVRNGVERGLSIAAGRVLEAGREGVPIGLKDRGVMTPPAPGRAARLELLGRLAIYVPDRGGEDRL, encoded by the coding sequence GTGATCCGATTCCGGACGGCGGGCGTGGTCTATGTCGTCCTGGCCGTCCTTCTGGGGGTGGTCTCCGTCAACAGCGGGAACAACCTGCTTTGTCTCGTGACGTCCCTGTTGTTGGGCTACCTGCTGGCCTCGGGCGTCGCGGGATGGCGCAACGTCATGGGGGCCGAGGCATGGGCGGAGCTGCCCGACGAGATCTATGCAGGGCGGGCCTTCAGGCTTGTCGTCAAGGTGCGGAACCGGCGTCGTTTCGCCTCGCTCCACATGATCGAGGTCTCCGCGTGCTCCGTGGGGGAATGGGACGGACTTCAGGAGCCCGCCCGCGCTTTTTTCGGGATCGTTCCTCGGGGAGAGACCGCGTCCCGCAGCGTATGGATGACCCTGCCCCGCCGGGGACGGGCGGCCCTTGCCCTGGATGTGGCCTCCGCCTACCCCTTCGACTTCTTTGTCCGATGGGGGCACACGCCCCCGGAGTCTGGAGCGCTGGTCTTCCCCACCCCGCTTCCCGAACGGGCCTCGTCCGTTTGGGCCGATGAGGGCAGGCCCGACGAGGACGAGGACCGTCCCCTCGGGGCGCCGCTCGATGCGGAGGAGGTTGCCGGCGTTCGGCCCTATCAGGCCGGTGATCCCATAAATCGCATTCACTGGAAGATCTCCGCCCGCACCGGGAAGCTGAGCACGCGCCTGTTCGATACCCCGCACGTCCGTTCGGGGCGCACGATAGACCTGGACGCTCTCGTGAGGAACGGCGTGGAACGCGGGCTCTCCATTGCGGCGGGGAGGGTCCTCGAGGCGGGGAGGGAGGGCGTCCCCATAGGGCTGAAGGACCGGGGGGTTATGACCCCTCCCGCTCCGGGGCGGGCCGCCCGGCTCGAGCTCCTCGGGCGCCTGGCTATCTACGTCCCCGACCGGGGCGGGGAGGATCGTCTATGA